In the Pseudanabaena sp. FACHB-2040 genome, CATCCAGGGAAGGTGTCGTACTGCTCCTGAAAAAACTTGCCCTTGGGCAGAACTTTGTTTAGCGGCGGCAGCTTGCCTTCTCTCCACTCATCAACGGTAATAGTTCGTCCAATAGCGCTCGGGACATGAGCCAAATCGCTCGCCGTTACCCAGGCAGTCCACATCCGCATGCGAGCTATTATTTCTTGCCCCCCATGGAGCCTGACGCGGTGGGGCAACCAGAGGAAGAGAGCTATTCCTTTCCATTGGCTGTCGTAGCCCAGTTCAGCACAGAGATGAGAGGTGCTTTTACCGTAGGAAATACTACCGCTGCCTGTCAGCTCCTGCATGCGCCTATCGAAGGTGAGCAGCTTTTCTCTCAGAGCCATGACTCCTGCTCGATCGGTTTCTGAACACTTGGCAAGCATCGTCAGCAGCGACTTAGGCGGAGAAGGCAGATTACGCTCGCTTTGAGTAAGTTGATAGGGAACAGTTGCGTTCCAATTCTCACCGGTTACCAAGTGGTGCAGCTTGAAGGTAAAGCCTGCACCCCACTCGGTGATGTGGAACCTGAGAAGTTCGATGGTGAGGCGGCTGTATTTGAGGTCAGTATGGTTGTCCTTGTGGAAGGAGGGAGCGATCGCAAGCAAGCGAATCGGCTGAGCATAGTCTGCTATCTCCTGAAACGGCTTCTTTTCAAGGACAGCATCAAAGTAGCGAGTTAGCTGCTGAACAACGTAGCGGTCCTCGCAGTTCTTCAGCCCAATGATCGGGAGCTGACCCGTTTTGGAGACCGCGATCAGGTCACATACCTGGCTATCAATGTAGTACTGCTGCCCAACGACTTTGAGCCCGAGTATCTGAGACAGGTTGCTCCGAAAGAAGTCCTCCAAGAGGGCTTCACTCTCAAACTTCCACCCCACAGCTATTCTTCTCAGCATGCGAGCCTCCTTTCTCTAGAAGTTCCCATTAGATCCGAAGCAGCGAAGTTAAGAAATGCCAACCGGCTCAGAAAAATTTGCTTACGTAAAATTCCTAGAGCTTATTCAGCCATTTACGCAGTGCAACTTCGACGAGCCCGTTCAGAGACTCTGGTACGTCGTAATTCTCTAATGAAACCCTCTTATAGCCTCTAAACTGAACAGGAGTCATCGAGCTAGAGCCTAAGCTATGAATCAAGTTCTGCCGTGGCCATTTGCTTTTGGGCAGAGCATTCCATTCCTCCTCAAGCCGCATTTTCCCCAGCCCTTCGGGAATGTGGCCTACATGGGTAGGGACCCCATTGCTAAGCCACAAGCGTAGTCGGCCTATTCGGTCAGCCTGTCGGATGCTTGGGACTGGCAACCAGAGAAAGAGAATGGGTTTCTGACAGCTGCGATCAAAACAGATTTCGGCACAAAGCTTCGTTTTGCCCGTACCGTACTGAATCATTTTTGGACTTATAAACTCCTGCATCCGAAGGTGAAAGCTCAGAATTTGCTGCCTTGCGGTGAGGAGCGCCTACTGTTCTGCTGCCGAGCAGGTACCCAGCCACGTCAACAGATTTGCTGGCACGTCAGTTACAGCTTCTGGTGGGCCTACCAGATCGACTTCTTGGTAGGGGATGGGTGTACGCACTGATGGGTAGGTCACATCTTCAAAAGAGAATTCAAGGTAGAACTGATCCTCCTTGAGCACCCTAAGTTTGACGAATTCGAAAGACAGCCGACTGAAGTCCCGCTCAATGTGGTTGTGCCGGTGGAAGGTCGGCGCGAGCGCTATCAGTCGAACCGGCTTTTGGTAGTTAATGACATCTGCGAAGGGTCGTCCTTCGAGCAGGTTGGCATGATACCGAGTGAGCTGCTGAATAATGTAGCGATCTTCAGCGTTCTTAAGCTCCAAGATGGCAAGT is a window encoding:
- a CDS encoding DUF91 domain-containing protein translates to MLRRIAVGWKFESEALLEDFFRSNLSQILGLKVVGQQYYIDSQVCDLIAVSKTGQLPIIGLKNCEDRYVVQQLTRYFDAVLEKKPFQEIADYAQPIRLLAIAPSFHKDNHTDLKYSRLTIELLRFHITEWGAGFTFKLHHLVTGENWNATVPYQLTQSERNLPSPPKSLLTMLAKCSETDRAGVMALREKLLTFDRRMQELTGSGSISYGKSTSHLCAELGYDSQWKGIALFLWLPHRVRLHGGQEIIARMRMWTAWVTASDLAHVPSAIGRTITVDEWREGKLPPLNKVLPKGKFFQEQYDTFPGWKEQYITTRSGALRNSHYKSGLAMTFEVYKKLARKPEMSNQLEVMVHTALEVWLSKF